In Phormidium yuhuli AB48, one genomic interval encodes:
- a CDS encoding cache domain-containing protein: MVLSLASFLGAGITAVSYWRERYGTINTALTSAQENLDKAVRELNAELEHLETTVEGLAEELSSGALDNADIEARLEEILLANPSFSAMAAAYEPFAFSEERELFHPNFKRLVIDGVEQFERFDVEEFADYLERDSYRQPLLEGAQWSEPYMSAIINSIVLEYSAPFILPAENAPDPSGIVYANYDLDQLSRLFQSLDLGTTGYPIVITSSGQLIYHPIIHFVQQQRSIFDLAQQFDDSDLEEIAQRMVAGESGVEQRGGETPSWMVYQGIPTTNWSVGVVLFRDDILSDTVSLTKKLIFLNLLVMLGVVFALVVALPPRRDDISRLWLLSRSVSGVLALGLLVIWLLEMEEAAIDQEITRPLVTESSLLQFLERQRQRNLAQGLSEPILLPTGVFLQSMEFKSANDFFVTGYIWKRYDDELHDGVSRGFVLPEAIAFSSQEAYREDLPNGELIGWYFQATLRQPFDYTKYPFDNQRAWLRIWPEDFASNVILTPDLESYDLMTPVFLPGLEVPPNMVLPGWNIRQSFFRYRFNSYNVNFGFRGETQIKDFPELYFEVDLERDLLTVIITKMLRVIVVSGLLFGIQYLIRYKKDDNQLGFSASGVIGASGGFSFILILDQINLRSQLATGGIIYIEYFYFVLYAMILVVVFNAIMVAKGSNNALLKYNNNLLPKLLYWPLLLSLQILVTLFVFV, from the coding sequence TTGGTACTGAGCCTTGCGAGTTTTTTGGGAGCTGGAATTACCGCTGTTTCCTATTGGCGTGAACGCTACGGAACCATTAATACCGCCCTCACTTCAGCTCAAGAGAACCTTGATAAGGCCGTGCGAGAACTCAATGCAGAACTCGAACATCTTGAAACCACGGTTGAAGGGTTGGCTGAGGAACTGAGTTCAGGCGCTTTGGACAACGCTGATATCGAAGCCCGTCTTGAAGAAATCCTCCTGGCTAACCCGAGCTTCTCAGCGATGGCGGCGGCCTACGAACCCTTTGCTTTTAGTGAGGAGCGGGAGCTATTTCATCCTAACTTTAAGCGACTCGTAATCGATGGAGTGGAACAGTTTGAGCGATTTGATGTAGAGGAGTTTGCGGATTACCTGGAGCGAGATTCCTATCGTCAGCCGTTATTGGAAGGGGCACAATGGAGTGAGCCTTACATGAGTGCCATCATTAACTCGATTGTTCTTGAATATAGTGCTCCTTTTATATTACCCGCCGAGAATGCTCCTGACCCGAGTGGAATTGTTTATGCCAATTATGATCTAGACCAGTTAAGCCGACTTTTCCAATCCTTGGATTTAGGCACAACTGGCTATCCAATTGTCATCACGTCTTCGGGTCAGTTGATTTACCACCCTATCATCCATTTTGTGCAACAACAACGCTCCATTTTTGACTTGGCGCAGCAGTTTGATGATTCAGACCTTGAGGAAATTGCTCAGCGAATGGTGGCTGGAGAATCAGGGGTTGAACAACGGGGTGGAGAGACCCCGTCTTGGATGGTTTATCAAGGGATTCCTACAACCAATTGGTCGGTTGGGGTGGTTCTGTTTCGTGATGATATCTTGAGTGATACGGTCAGTTTAACGAAGAAGTTAATCTTCTTGAACCTTCTGGTCATGTTGGGAGTTGTCTTTGCCCTGGTGGTGGCGTTACCTCCCCGTCGTGATGACATATCACGACTTTGGCTACTCTCAAGGTCTGTGTCGGGAGTTCTCGCTTTGGGACTTCTGGTAATCTGGCTGTTGGAGATGGAGGAGGCTGCAATCGATCAGGAGATAACACGCCCATTAGTTACGGAGAGTAGTCTCCTGCAATTCTTAGAGCGTCAACGTCAACGAAATCTTGCACAAGGACTATCTGAGCCAATCTTGTTGCCAACTGGGGTATTTCTTCAGTCAATGGAGTTCAAAAGTGCTAATGATTTCTTCGTCACCGGATATATTTGGAAACGGTATGATGATGAACTACATGACGGGGTGTCACGAGGGTTTGTTTTGCCCGAAGCCATTGCCTTTAGCAGTCAGGAAGCCTACCGTGAAGACTTACCCAATGGGGAGTTGATTGGTTGGTATTTTCAGGCTACTCTCCGCCAACCATTTGATTATACTAAATATCCCTTCGACAATCAACGGGCTTGGTTGCGGATTTGGCCTGAAGATTTTGCCTCGAATGTGATTCTAACGCCAGATTTAGAATCCTATGACTTGATGACTCCGGTCTTTTTGCCGGGTTTAGAGGTTCCCCCCAATATGGTTCTTCCCGGTTGGAATATTAGACAGAGTTTCTTCCGCTACCGCTTTAACAGCTATAACGTCAATTTTGGTTTCAGGGGAGAAACCCAGATTAAAGATTTTCCAGAACTCTATTTTGAAGTGGATTTAGAGCGAGACCTGTTGACGGTGATAATTACTAAAATGCTCCGGGTCATTGTTGTGTCAGGTCTGCTATTTGGTATTCAATATCTCATCCGCTACAAAAAAGATGATAATCAACTGGGATTTAGTGCTTCGGGAGTCATTGGTGCCTCTGGAGGCTTTTCCTTTATCTTGATTTTGGACCAAATCAATCTCCGGAGTCAGTTGGCAACTGGCGGCATTATTTACATTGAGTACTTCTACTTTGTGTTGTATGCCATGATTTTGGTGGTTGTTTTTAATGCCATTATGGTTGCTAAAGGCTCGAACAATGCTCTGTTGAAATACAACAATAACCTTTTGCCCAAGTTGTTGTATTGGCCGCTTCTCTTGAGTTTGCAAATTCTGGTGACGCTGTTTGTGTTTGTTTAA
- a CDS encoding NUDIX hydrolase, producing MAQFWTKLEQILEMRSPWFTLIGERLRDDRDRTLDYWRVEKADSAIILTQAQGQFLLPPPSYRPGIAQATLDFPGGRIPPHHPPEAAAREILMRELSLNPEQILDLTPLNDQGWPINSSFSNQRLFGFVAELEVSPEELSPDLLTYPGTETGIATLLKELTCLQCRAVLLEWLHR from the coding sequence GTGGCTCAATTTTGGACTAAACTGGAGCAAATTTTGGAGATGCGATCGCCCTGGTTCACCCTGATTGGCGAACGGTTGCGAGACGATCGCGATCGCACTCTAGACTACTGGCGAGTGGAAAAAGCCGACTCCGCCATCATTCTCACCCAGGCCCAAGGCCAGTTCCTGCTTCCTCCCCCCAGTTATCGCCCCGGTATCGCCCAAGCCACCCTAGACTTCCCCGGTGGACGCATCCCCCCCCATCACCCTCCTGAAGCGGCGGCCCGGGAGATTCTGATGCGGGAGTTGAGCCTGAATCCTGAGCAAATCCTAGACCTCACCCCCCTCAATGACCAGGGTTGGCCCATTAATAGCTCCTTTTCCAATCAACGGCTATTTGGCTTTGTCGCTGAACTTGAGGTCTCCCCTGAAGAACTTTCCCCAGACCTACTAACCTATCCTGGCACTGAAACCGGTATCGCGACCTTATTAAAGGAACTGACCTGTCTCCAATGTCGCGCTGTTCTGCTGGAGTGGCTACACCGATGA
- a CDS encoding phosphoketolase, with translation MTAATPSAPTTAPEFCQGIQFFADSLPGWETYASQPALAEGATAIRDLSDKAAVYQTLLAADALRYLTLQITSSKASGHPGGFASISDAIAALVMLGYKNIITEVGHHAPGFYSNVFLDRSLEDMGISTVQQLRDRFRETHGLLGHLSGQIPGLLNPAGPLGQGQHFAMAGAKLNPGVLFPVTIGDGGIGEPYVMSSFGHFNTAYPNVTNFLPILVWNGYSQEHHSMVSTKTNSEMRDYWSGNGFQEIILIDAKDYDDANQPGDYVDSTQFSLEKRLEFTQALLQAVQTAAQSALNGTLTVLIVKQLKGAGVHKRGAQSHNLYPGDTVEKDYIANALQARALTPDAWQLVRTNYERAAGGPASKTVVTEFERDVPDLGTLPLNEFPVGGEKQVATTAMGELVGYVGKQDPDFVVTNADGNAASGINNINIALNIIHPTPDDTYFQKPGGQVYEPLSEDACAGLAAGQALFGGRTLWCSYESFVVNGLPIWQTVTQAMAELRRPTPATITLFTAGALEQGRNGWTHQRPEIENYFAAMMRNGNVFPLFPVDANSIQACYEWALAQKNKGITITASKSPLPIRTTFAQTHQALQDGAVVLQETPGKKTVVFAVLGDMVLLPVVEAAQQLQEQGIGSKIVAVVSPRRLYRSSDVAWEMSSQKDGGFVDDASFAQMFDGDALLAVTGGSSAMLEPVMLRSNSPRDVFAWKRGETAASAAAVMAINGITSENLAKRATELLG, from the coding sequence ATGACCGCAGCCACTCCCTCCGCTCCTACCACAGCACCAGAATTTTGTCAAGGTATTCAATTTTTTGCCGACAGTCTTCCCGGCTGGGAGACCTACGCTAGCCAGCCGGCCCTGGCCGAGGGCGCAACAGCGATTCGTGACCTCAGCGATAAAGCCGCCGTCTATCAAACCCTGCTGGCCGCCGATGCCCTGCGCTATTTAACCCTACAAATCACCTCCAGTAAAGCCTCAGGACATCCCGGCGGCTTTGCCAGTATTTCCGATGCGATCGCGGCCCTGGTCATGTTGGGCTACAAAAACATCATCACCGAAGTGGGACACCACGCCCCCGGATTTTACAGTAACGTCTTCCTCGATCGCTCCCTGGAAGACATGGGCATCAGCACCGTCCAACAATTGCGCGATCGCTTCCGGGAAACCCACGGACTCCTGGGTCACCTCTCCGGACAAATCCCCGGCCTCCTCAACCCCGCCGGACCCCTGGGCCAAGGGCAACACTTCGCCATGGCCGGGGCCAAACTCAACCCCGGCGTACTCTTCCCCGTCACCATCGGCGACGGCGGTATCGGCGAACCCTACGTCATGAGTAGCTTCGGTCACTTCAACACCGCCTACCCCAACGTCACCAACTTTCTACCGATTTTGGTTTGGAACGGCTATAGCCAAGAACACCACAGCATGGTCTCCACCAAAACCAACAGCGAAATGCGGGACTATTGGTCTGGAAACGGCTTCCAAGAGATTATCCTCATCGACGCCAAAGACTACGACGACGCCAACCAGCCCGGAGATTACGTCGACAGCACTCAATTCTCCCTAGAAAAACGCCTAGAGTTCACCCAAGCCCTCCTGCAAGCGGTCCAGACGGCCGCCCAATCCGCCCTCAACGGAACCCTAACGGTGTTGATTGTCAAACAACTGAAAGGGGCCGGCGTTCACAAACGGGGGGCCCAATCCCATAACCTCTATCCCGGAGATACCGTCGAAAAAGACTATATCGCCAACGCCCTACAAGCCCGGGCCCTGACCCCGGACGCCTGGCAATTAGTGCGGACCAACTACGAACGGGCGGCTGGGGGTCCCGCCTCCAAAACCGTCGTCACTGAATTTGAACGGGACGTACCGGATTTAGGAACCCTGCCTCTGAATGAGTTTCCCGTCGGCGGCGAGAAACAGGTGGCCACCACGGCCATGGGAGAACTGGTGGGCTATGTGGGCAAACAGGACCCGGATTTCGTCGTCACCAACGCCGACGGAAATGCCGCCTCGGGGATTAACAATATCAACATTGCCCTCAACATCATTCACCCCACCCCCGACGACACCTACTTTCAAAAGCCAGGGGGTCAAGTCTATGAACCTCTGAGTGAAGATGCTTGTGCCGGTTTAGCCGCCGGACAAGCCCTATTTGGCGGACGGACCCTGTGGTGTTCCTATGAGTCCTTTGTGGTCAACGGTCTCCCCATTTGGCAAACCGTGACCCAAGCCATGGCAGAATTGCGCCGTCCCACCCCAGCCACGATTACCCTGTTTACAGCGGGGGCGTTGGAACAGGGACGTAATGGCTGGACCCACCAACGGCCTGAGATTGAAAACTATTTTGCCGCCATGATGCGCAATGGCAATGTCTTCCCCCTGTTCCCGGTGGATGCCAATAGTATTCAAGCCTGTTATGAGTGGGCGTTGGCACAGAAGAATAAAGGGATTACCATTACCGCCAGTAAGTCCCCCCTCCCGATTCGCACCACGTTCGCCCAAACCCATCAGGCGTTGCAGGATGGGGCGGTGGTCTTGCAAGAGACCCCCGGCAAGAAAACCGTGGTCTTTGCGGTGTTGGGGGATATGGTCTTGTTGCCGGTGGTTGAGGCGGCCCAACAGTTGCAAGAGCAAGGCATTGGCAGCAAAATTGTGGCGGTGGTCAGTCCCCGCCGTCTCTATCGTTCCTCCGATGTGGCTTGGGAGATGTCGAGTCAGAAGGATGGCGGTTTTGTGGATGATGCCAGTTTTGCCCAAATGTTTGACGGGGATGCCCTGTTGGCGGTCACAGGGGGGTCTAGTGCCATGTTAGAACCGGTGATGTTACGCAGTAATAGCCCTCGGGATGTGTTTGCCTGGAAACGGGGTGAAACCGCAGCTAGTGCAGCGGCGGTGATGGCGATTAACGGCATTACCTCGGAGAATTTGGCTAAACGGGCTACGGAGTTACTGGGCTAA
- a CDS encoding Uma2 family endonuclease has protein sequence MSASVSDLSQTATDTVSAEEIVFPPGDLPSNEPPWESSLHLQQLLLLMSCLNWVWRDRQDYFCAGNLTVYYSSRQLKPELFRGPDFFVVCDTSNQPRRSWVVWEENGKYPNLIIELLSDSTAKGDRGLKKQIYQDIFRTPDYFWFDPQSLEFQGFHLLDGLYHPLEPNESGWLWSQQLGFYLGVHEERLRFFTPEGTLVPTPEEAAEREHQINVKLRAKLEELGIDPEQL, from the coding sequence ATGTCTGCTTCTGTTTCTGATTTGTCGCAGACGGCTACTGATACCGTTTCGGCTGAGGAAATTGTGTTTCCTCCCGGTGACCTCCCCAGTAACGAGCCTCCTTGGGAAAGTTCTCTACATCTTCAACAACTCCTGCTTCTGATGAGTTGTCTTAACTGGGTTTGGAGAGACCGTCAGGATTATTTCTGTGCGGGGAATCTCACGGTGTACTATAGTTCCCGTCAGTTGAAACCGGAATTGTTCCGAGGTCCGGATTTTTTTGTGGTCTGTGATACGTCCAACCAGCCTCGCCGTAGTTGGGTGGTTTGGGAGGAGAATGGGAAATATCCCAATTTGATTATTGAACTTTTATCGGACAGCACCGCCAAGGGCGATCGCGGACTCAAGAAACAGATTTATCAGGATATTTTTAGAACCCCCGATTATTTTTGGTTCGACCCTCAGAGTTTAGAGTTTCAGGGGTTTCATTTACTGGATGGTCTCTATCATCCTTTGGAACCGAATGAGTCGGGATGGCTGTGGAGTCAGCAGTTGGGGTTCTATTTAGGGGTGCATGAGGAGCGTTTGCGCTTTTTTACTCCTGAGGGAACTCTGGTTCCCACACCGGAAGAAGCGGCGGAACGTGAGCATCAAATCAATGTCAAACTGAGGGCTAAGCTAGAGGAATTGGGAATCGACCCAGAACAACTCTAA
- a CDS encoding Uma2 family endonuclease gives MSLSLNPIRSIDETWVPATWDEYLRALKNSSQVKSKGYYTHGRMQVDMQLPISFDHGSDQSIISLAVNLYSILKGIPFRELDNCSFRKTAEVEFQPDLAYYVGSQATAIPSGTGIIHLETYPVPNLVVEVAKSSLLDDRTVKRVLYEDVGVAEYWIVDVESAQVLAYQMSDRGSLRIDSSLIFPGLDIALLNETLQRSRHQDQSQVGAWLMAQFQGASESGIQPT, from the coding sequence ATGAGCCTCAGTCTAAATCCTATCCGGAGTATCGATGAAACCTGGGTTCCGGCCACCTGGGATGAGTACCTGCGTGCGTTAAAAAACTCCTCCCAGGTCAAGTCCAAGGGCTATTATACTCATGGACGAATGCAAGTCGATATGCAACTCCCCATCAGCTTCGATCATGGTAGCGACCAAAGTATCATTTCCCTCGCTGTTAACTTATACAGCATTTTGAAAGGCATTCCCTTTCGAGAATTAGATAACTGTTCCTTCCGCAAAACCGCAGAAGTCGAATTTCAGCCGGATTTAGCCTATTATGTGGGGTCTCAAGCCACCGCCATCCCCAGTGGGACGGGAATTATCCATCTCGAAACCTATCCCGTCCCCAATTTAGTCGTAGAAGTTGCCAAATCATCCCTCCTTGATGACCGCACCGTCAAGCGAGTTCTCTATGAAGACGTGGGAGTTGCCGAGTATTGGATTGTTGATGTGGAAAGTGCCCAAGTTTTGGCCTATCAAATGAGCGATCGCGGGAGCCTGAGAATTGATAGTTCCCTCATCTTTCCGGGACTGGACATTGCCCTCCTCAATGAAACGCTACAACGCAGCCGTCATCAGGATCAATCCCAGGTGGGGGCTTGGTTAATGGCCCAATTTCAAGGGGCGAGTGAATCGGGAATCCAGCCCACATAA
- the cas1 gene encoding CRISPR-associated endonuclease Cas1: MTIPLYVAEQGTYLSLKQQQLQVWQGDNLLVSLPLQRLSHIVVFGRCTLSHAVVNRVLQQQIPVMFLTQSGRYCGRLSAEGLPDIERLVAQVERSRDRQFVLTQAQQIVSGKLHNCRVLLQRLNRSRRDAEIRICIAQLKDWRDRALESPSLEGLLGCEGQGTRIYFRGLGRCLQPPFTFSHRSRRPPTDPVNALLSLGYTLLYQTVFSLVRAVGLHPHFGNLHVPSSRYASLVSDLVEEFRAPLVDSVVVSLLNRGGVQPDDFFPADVRGAVYLRPAGLKRFLSAWQQRLQTSVTHPQVGEPILYVRAIELQVWDYVACLVGERSVYCPFVWKV; encoded by the coding sequence ATGACAATTCCACTCTATGTGGCTGAACAAGGAACCTATCTCAGCCTCAAACAGCAGCAGTTGCAAGTTTGGCAAGGAGACAACCTCCTCGTCTCACTTCCCCTACAACGCCTGAGCCATATTGTGGTGTTTGGTCGCTGCACCCTCTCCCATGCTGTCGTCAATCGAGTCTTGCAACAGCAGATTCCAGTGATGTTTCTCACCCAGTCCGGGCGCTATTGTGGGCGTTTGTCTGCCGAGGGACTCCCGGATATTGAACGCCTGGTGGCCCAGGTGGAGCGATCGCGCGATCGTCAGTTCGTCCTCACCCAAGCCCAGCAAATCGTCTCGGGAAAACTCCACAATTGCCGTGTTTTGCTGCAACGGTTGAACCGATCTCGTCGTGATGCTGAGATTCGCATTTGTATCGCGCAATTGAAGGATTGGCGCGATCGGGCTTTGGAATCCCCCAGCCTCGAAGGTTTGCTAGGTTGTGAAGGCCAGGGAACTCGCATCTATTTTCGAGGACTGGGACGTTGCCTTCAGCCACCGTTCACCTTCTCTCACCGCAGCCGCCGTCCCCCCACCGACCCCGTGAATGCACTTCTGAGTCTGGGCTACACACTTCTCTATCAAACCGTCTTTTCTCTGGTTCGTGCGGTGGGCCTACATCCCCACTTCGGTAATCTCCATGTTCCCAGTTCCCGCTACGCCAGTTTAGTCTCGGATTTGGTGGAGGAATTTCGCGCCCCCTTGGTGGATTCGGTGGTGGTATCTTTGCTGAATCGAGGGGGAGTGCAACCTGACGACTTTTTCCCGGCTGATGTACGCGGTGCGGTGTATCTCCGTCCGGCGGGGTTGAAGCGTTTTTTGAGCGCTTGGCAACAGCGGTTACAAACTTCGGTGACTCATCCCCAAGTGGGTGAGCCGATTTTGTATGTGCGGGCGATCGAGCTTCAGGTGTGGGATTATGTGGCTTGTTTGGTGGGGGAGCGATCGGTTTACTGTCCGTTTGTTTGGAAAGTTTGA
- a CDS encoding helix-turn-helix domain-containing protein — MTTANLANQLANQLAKGMSKRSLSISATGRRAAMARLQGRNLSQRAFAKELNIAYSTVNHFFNGIAVDRRIFGEICEALGLEWEDIAQMPDEVDLSDIFNDEQTPTDSPHHLLETVQRNSNRARAALHPYLLQPIRRDSLEHHCMEEIRRGLRQGKRRILPILGAAGYGKSTLLGMLYDRLLDEAQPEEWVALARCDDLIETAETFEEELGERLSDRPLADADGRWRGGKANGDRSHDGARSFALLSLDNFSPIASSGLF, encoded by the coding sequence TTGACAACAGCTAATCTTGCTAATCAACTTGCCAATCAACTTGCCAAGGGTATGTCCAAGCGATCGCTCAGCATCTCGGCCACAGGACGACGGGCGGCCATGGCTCGACTCCAAGGTCGCAATCTCAGTCAGCGCGCCTTTGCCAAGGAACTCAACATCGCCTACTCAACGGTTAATCATTTTTTTAATGGGATTGCAGTCGATCGCCGTATTTTTGGGGAAATCTGCGAAGCCTTGGGCCTGGAGTGGGAAGATATCGCGCAAATGCCCGATGAGGTGGATCTGTCAGATATTTTCAACGATGAGCAGACCCCAACCGATTCACCCCATCATCTCCTAGAAACTGTCCAACGCAACTCCAATCGAGCCAGAGCGGCGTTACATCCCTATCTGTTGCAGCCGATTCGACGGGACAGCCTGGAACACCACTGTATGGAAGAGATTAGGCGGGGTTTGCGTCAAGGCAAACGGCGTATTCTTCCGATTTTGGGTGCAGCCGGATATGGTAAAAGTACCCTGCTGGGAATGCTGTACGATCGCCTCCTCGACGAGGCCCAGCCTGAAGAGTGGGTGGCGTTGGCGCGATGCGATGACCTGATTGAGACGGCGGAAACCTTTGAGGAGGAGTTGGGGGAACGATTGAGCGATCGCCCGCTGGCTGACGCAGACGGCAGATGGCGAGGTGGCAAAGCAAACGGCGATCGCTCGCATGACGGAGCGCGATCGTTTGCCCTACTATCTCTGGACAATTTTTCGCCAATTGCTAGTTCTGGTCTCTTTTGA
- a CDS encoding helix-turn-helix domain-containing protein, whose protein sequence is MKQPREIGIRERRLIRAYCDCSWRMSPQAFYFKWSVTQEELADICRRSQSTVRRWFKQGRYHRPPTDNDLLHLALLDFLLEEFETLPPSVRDRICPELSRSR, encoded by the coding sequence GTGAAACAACCGAGAGAGATTGGCATCCGGGAACGTCGGTTGATTCGCGCTTACTGTGATTGTAGTTGGCGCATGAGTCCCCAGGCGTTCTATTTCAAGTGGTCGGTGACGCAGGAGGAGTTGGCTGATATTTGTCGGCGTTCTCAGTCGACGGTTCGCCGTTGGTTCAAGCAGGGACGGTATCATCGTCCGCCGACGGACAATGATTTGTTGCATTTGGCGTTGCTGGATTTTTTGCTGGAGGAGTTCGAGACGTTACCGCCGTCGGTGCGCGATCGCATTTGTCCGGAGTTGTCTAGGTCACGGTGA
- the cas2 gene encoding CRISPR-associated endonuclease Cas2 — MERLYLICYDIVADSRRNRVAKLLLRYGLRVQKSVFECVLTPKQQEQLLRGLDRIIAPREDQVRFYAISGRSRETALILGVQPDWSIDDDVFIV; from the coding sequence ATGGAACGGCTTTATTTGATTTGTTACGACATTGTGGCGGATTCCCGACGCAATCGGGTGGCGAAGTTGCTGTTGCGCTATGGGTTGCGGGTTCAGAAGTCGGTGTTTGAATGTGTGCTGACTCCCAAGCAACAGGAACAACTGTTGAGGGGGTTGGACCGCATTATTGCACCCCGAGAAGACCAGGTGCGTTTTTATGCCATTTCTGGTCGTTCTCGGGAAACGGCGCTCATTTTGGGGGTTCAACCGGATTGGTCGATTGATGATGATGTGTTTATTGTTTGA
- the cas1 gene encoding CRISPR-associated endonuclease Cas1 — translation MNIDPQQLRIAWQQVRRGSRMAGVDGMTVDWFASLYRDQLQQLQQQLHNDTYFPQPAKGFYLRKPSGGQRLLGISTVRDRIVQRCLLQDLYCPLEDHFLDCSYAYRPGRGIKQSAWHYFELYQERPTWTVKADIAQFFDHLCHGILRAALDGLDLDSPSREAVMQQVEAGIVIQGTLSRSSQGVVQGNILSGALANLYLTEFDRRCITSGYRLVRYGDDLVLACDSLSQAERVLQHIQNWLKQLYLSLQPDKTQIFAPDQPFSFLSYRFENAILTEPPPPQLKRGLARPYGATPKRRPVRPPSRAPRACSLKPPTPQCSTAPPAHYFADPMTTLYVTDQGAYLKARHYQFQVFHQHQLQMQVPVNRVTHVVLFGCCNLSHGAVRLALSRGISVTYLSNQGRYFGRLNRQGNAKVEYLARQVQCAADADFVRTQAETIVRAKLHNSRVLLLRLNRRRQTPEAITAIDQLATLMDYLPLADSVEALLGYEGKGASVYFRGFGSLLKTEFQFAKRSKRPPQDPANSLMSLGYTLLSYNLYAFVEAIGLHSHFGNLHVTLDHRPGLVCDLMEEFRSPLVDSFVAYLINSSVLQADDFTPPDERGGVYLHPDALRKFVKHWENKLQTEMTHLTTGYRVTYRRCLELQVREYLACLLGDVEAYRPMLRPIK, via the coding sequence ATGAACATCGACCCACAACAACTTCGTATCGCCTGGCAACAGGTGAGGCGCGGCAGTCGTATGGCTGGCGTGGACGGCATGACCGTCGATTGGTTCGCCAGTCTCTATCGCGACCAACTGCAACAGCTACAGCAGCAACTCCACAACGACACCTATTTCCCCCAACCCGCCAAAGGCTTTTACCTGCGCAAACCCAGCGGCGGTCAACGACTACTGGGAATTTCAACAGTGCGCGACAGAATCGTGCAGCGATGCCTACTCCAAGACCTCTACTGTCCCCTCGAAGACCACTTCCTCGACTGTAGCTACGCCTATCGTCCCGGCCGGGGTATCAAACAGAGTGCCTGGCATTACTTTGAACTCTATCAAGAACGACCCACCTGGACCGTCAAAGCTGACATCGCCCAGTTTTTCGACCATCTCTGTCACGGCATCCTACGGGCCGCCCTCGACGGCCTCGACCTGGACTCCCCCAGCCGTGAAGCCGTCATGCAGCAAGTCGAAGCCGGGATTGTCATTCAGGGAACCCTCAGCCGTTCCAGTCAGGGGGTGGTTCAGGGCAATATCCTGTCGGGCGCTTTAGCCAATCTGTATCTTACCGAGTTCGATCGCCGCTGCATCACATCGGGCTATCGTCTAGTGCGCTACGGCGACGACCTCGTTCTCGCCTGCGATAGCCTCAGCCAAGCCGAGCGCGTCTTACAGCACATTCAAAATTGGCTCAAACAGCTCTATCTCAGCCTGCAACCCGACAAAACTCAAATTTTTGCCCCAGACCAGCCATTTAGCTTCCTCAGCTACCGCTTTGAGAACGCAATCCTAACCGAACCCCCACCCCCTCAACTCAAACGGGGTCTAGCTCGTCCCTACGGCGCAACCCCCAAACGTCGTCCCGTGCGGCCGCCCTCCCGCGCACCCCGCGCCTGTTCCCTGAAACCGCCTACCCCTCAGTGTTCCACTGCACCCCCTGCTCACTATTTCGCTGACCCGATGACGACTCTCTACGTTACCGACCAAGGGGCCTATCTCAAGGCCCGCCATTACCAATTCCAGGTCTTTCACCAGCATCAACTCCAAATGCAGGTTCCCGTCAACCGGGTGACCCACGTGGTTCTATTCGGCTGCTGCAACCTCTCCCACGGTGCCGTTCGTTTAGCCCTGTCACGGGGTATTTCCGTGACCTATCTCTCCAACCAGGGGCGCTATTTCGGACGACTCAACCGCCAGGGAAATGCCAAGGTCGAGTACCTGGCGCGTCAGGTGCAATGCGCCGCTGATGCTGACTTTGTCCGCACCCAGGCTGAGACCATTGTGCGGGCCAAACTGCACAACAGTCGTGTCTTGCTGCTGCGGCTGAACCGACGGCGACAAACCCCAGAAGCTATCACGGCTATTGACCAGTTGGCGACGCTGATGGACTATCTTCCCTTAGCGGATTCCGTAGAAGCGTTACTGGGGTATGAGGGGAAAGGCGCATCAGTATATTTTCGTGGCTTCGGGTCTTTGTTGAAGACGGAGTTTCAGTTTGCGAAACGTAGCAAGCGTCCGCCGCAAGACCCGGCTAATAGTCTGATGAGTTTGGGCTATACCCTGCTGAGCTACAACCTCTATGCCTTTGTTGAAGCCATTGGCTTGCACTCCCATTTCGGCAATCTGCACGTGACGTTGGACCATCGCCCTGGGTTGGTCTGCGATTTGATGGAGGAATTCCGATCGCCCCTGGTGGACTCCTTTGTGGCCTATCTCATCAATTCCTCGGTCCTGCAAGCGGATGACTTCACGCCGCCAGATGAGCGCGGTGGGGTCTATCTACATCCTGATGCGTTGCGCAAGTTCGTCAAGCATTGGGAGAACAAGCTGCAAACGGAGATGACCCATCTGACGACGGGATATCGCGTTACCTATCGTCGTTGTCTGGAACTTCAGGTTCGGGAGTATTTGGCCTGTTTGTTGGGAGATGTGGAGGCGTATCGTCCCATGTTGCGCCCGATTAAGTGA